Proteins encoded within one genomic window of Burkholderiaceae bacterium:
- a CDS encoding Amidohydrolase family protein: MNTAYKPYCSVADLADSEALLTEIRHQLHRNPELSFQEAATAGLVAARLTEWGWQVAQGVGGHGVVGTLKVGDGPRRVALRADMDALPIHEASGAAHASRNAGVMHACGHDGHTAMLLGAARQLARTRNFNGTVILVFQPAEEAGQGSGAQRMIEDGFFERFPCDAIFALHNAPGMPVGHFMFRSGPFMAASDTVRITVRGRGGHAARPHQAVDPVLIAGSLIMALQSVVSRNIDPLETAIVTIATIQAGSATNVIPDSASLGLSVRSFSAEVRAQLEERIDALVTQHVHGYGGEADIDYRHGYPVLVNSAAETAFAHRIAEGLVGAQHATLPFPPVTGSEDFAYFLQQRPGCLLRLGNGEASAMLHNAAYDFDDRNLRIGAAYWTRLAEQYLAQGTAADRS, encoded by the coding sequence ATGAACACAGCGTACAAGCCCTATTGCAGCGTCGCCGATCTCGCCGATTCCGAGGCGTTGCTGACCGAGATCCGGCACCAGCTGCACCGCAACCCCGAACTGTCGTTCCAGGAGGCGGCGACCGCCGGCCTGGTCGCGGCGCGGCTTACCGAATGGGGCTGGCAGGTGGCGCAGGGTGTCGGCGGTCATGGCGTGGTCGGCACGCTGAAGGTCGGCGACGGTCCGCGCCGCGTTGCGCTGCGCGCCGACATGGACGCGCTGCCGATCCACGAGGCGAGCGGCGCGGCGCACGCGAGCCGCAACGCCGGCGTGATGCACGCCTGCGGCCATGACGGCCACACCGCGATGCTGCTCGGCGCGGCGCGCCAGCTCGCGCGCACGCGCAACTTCAACGGCACGGTGATCCTCGTGTTCCAGCCGGCGGAAGAAGCGGGGCAGGGCAGCGGCGCGCAGCGCATGATCGAGGACGGCTTTTTCGAGCGCTTCCCGTGCGACGCGATCTTCGCGCTGCACAACGCGCCGGGCATGCCGGTCGGCCACTTCATGTTCCGCAGCGGGCCGTTCATGGCGGCGTCGGACACGGTCCGGATCACCGTGCGGGGACGCGGCGGCCACGCGGCGCGTCCCCATCAGGCGGTGGACCCGGTGCTGATCGCCGGGAGTCTCATCATGGCGCTGCAAAGCGTGGTCTCGCGCAACATCGACCCGCTCGAGACCGCGATCGTCACGATCGCGACGATTCAAGCAGGCAGCGCGACCAATGTGATCCCCGACAGCGCCAGCTTGGGCCTGAGCGTGCGCTCTTTCTCAGCCGAGGTGCGCGCGCAGCTGGAGGAGCGCATCGACGCGCTCGTCACGCAGCATGTGCACGGCTACGGCGGCGAGGCGGACATCGACTACCGGCACGGCTATCCGGTGCTGGTGAACAGCGCGGCCGAGACCGCGTTCGCGCACCGCATCGCCGAAGGGTTGGTCGGCGCGCAGCATGCGACGCTGCCGTTCCCGCCGGTGACCGGCAGCGAGGACTTCGCCTACTTCCTGCAGCAGCGGCCCGGCTGCCTGCTGCGCCTGGGCAACGGCGAGGCCAGCGCGATGCTGCACAACGCGGCCTACGACTTCGACGACCGCAACTTGCGGATTGGCGCCGCGTACTGGACGCGCCTCGCCGAGCAGTATCTGGCGCAGGGTACAGCCGCTGATCGATCTTGA
- a CDS encoding coniferyl aldehyde dehydrogenase has protein sequence MNDRTLAPDATRRIADLLAAQRAAFTARPYPSAHERRERLRALKRQIGRYQDRLTDAMAQDFGGRSADESATLDLIPTTLAINHALSHLARWMKPARRSTELLFLTNRLRVHYQPKGVVGVVATWNFPVYLSLGPLVAALAAGNRVMIKMPDVTPATNTVLRQLLAEVFDETEVALVGGELLDPSAFTALAFDHIVFTGSPTIGRAVMRQAAEHLTPVTLELGGKSPALVLRDYPLADAALRIAHGKGTNSGQICVAPDYALVPRDQLSAFAAEVKSSFTSLYGERAADNPDYTSIASDRHAARLAALLDDARAKGAEVTPCGPVEARRRMPLQIVTGCTNDMALMREEIFGPILPVVGYDTEDEAIRFIASRPRPLALYCFGRDAAARRQVLERTHSGGVTINDWGWHVVNHDAPFGGIGNSGMGSYHGVEGFRELSHARTVFQRQRFYPIGLFYPPYGGVVQRLARRLLLGKPDPAAGQPTPAPLNEKRP, from the coding sequence ATGAACGATCGAACCCTGGCTCCGGATGCGACCCGTCGCATCGCCGACCTGCTCGCCGCGCAACGCGCGGCGTTCACGGCCCGGCCGTACCCTTCAGCCCACGAGCGACGCGAGCGGCTGCGCGCGCTGAAGCGCCAGATCGGCCGTTACCAGGACCGGCTGACCGACGCGATGGCGCAAGACTTCGGTGGCCGCTCGGCCGACGAATCGGCGACGCTGGACCTGATCCCGACCACGCTCGCGATCAACCATGCGCTGTCGCATCTGGCACGCTGGATGAAGCCCGCGCGGCGCAGCACCGAGTTGCTGTTCCTGACGAACCGGCTGCGCGTGCATTACCAACCGAAAGGCGTGGTCGGCGTGGTCGCGACCTGGAACTTCCCGGTCTATCTGTCGCTCGGGCCGCTGGTCGCGGCGCTGGCCGCCGGCAATCGCGTGATGATCAAGATGCCCGACGTCACGCCGGCGACGAACACCGTGCTGCGCCAGTTGCTGGCCGAGGTGTTCGACGAGACCGAGGTTGCGCTGGTCGGCGGCGAACTGCTGGACCCGAGCGCGTTCACCGCGCTCGCGTTCGACCATATCGTGTTCACCGGCTCGCCAACGATAGGTCGCGCGGTGATGCGGCAGGCGGCGGAGCACCTGACGCCGGTGACGCTGGAGCTCGGCGGCAAGTCGCCGGCGCTCGTCTTGCGCGACTACCCGCTCGCCGACGCCGCACTGCGCATCGCGCACGGCAAGGGCACCAACAGTGGCCAGATCTGCGTCGCGCCGGATTACGCGCTGGTGCCGCGCGACCAACTGTCCGCGTTCGCCGCCGAGGTCAAATCCAGCTTCACCTCGCTGTACGGCGAGCGTGCCGCCGACAACCCCGACTACACCTCGATCGCGAGCGACCGGCATGCGGCGCGGCTGGCCGCGCTGCTCGACGACGCGCGCGCGAAGGGCGCCGAAGTCACGCCCTGCGGCCCGGTCGAAGCCAGGCGCCGCATGCCGCTGCAGATCGTGACCGGCTGCACGAATGACATGGCGCTGATGCGCGAGGAGATCTTCGGCCCGATCCTTCCGGTCGTCGGCTACGACACCGAAGACGAGGCGATCCGGTTCATCGCCAGCCGGCCGCGGCCGCTCGCGCTCTACTGCTTCGGGCGCGACGCGGCGGCGCGACGCCAGGTGCTGGAGCGCACCCATTCGGGCGGCGTGACGATCAACGACTGGGGCTGGCACGTTGTGAACCACGACGCGCCGTTCGGCGGCATCGGCAACTCGGGCATGGGCAGCTACCACGGCGTCGAGGGCTTTCGCGAGCTGTCGCACGCGCGCACGGTGTTCCAGCGTCAGCGCTTCTATCCGATCGGCCTGTTCTACCCGCCGTACGGCGGCGTTGTGCAACGGCTCGCGCGCAGACTGCTGCTCGGCAAGCCCGATCCGGCGGCGGGGCAACCCACGCCGGCGCCGCTGAATGAAAAGCGTCCGTAA
- a CDS encoding Transcriptional regulator, LysR family: MDSPNFRTLDLNLLRVFDEVMTERSLTRAARNLSLTQPAVSNALRRLREALGDELVRRGGQGMEPTPRARALWPAVRDALRQLQASLAPSAFVPADADNSFVLAMADATGAELIPHLAETLENEAPGVSLRVVPLLTRDPRRLLDDESADLAVGYFPAVLADLTARAQVGKAVAFAHEPLYEGRYVCVMRQSHPLAAQSLTLARFCGARHLLVSFSGEPFGFTDQALTALGRERRVVLTVNQFYTAGQVVSRSNLLTVLPQHFVPLIGFGGELVQRELPFEVPAVRVTALWHRRVEYSGAHRWLRQAVAGAAHEAFAAAPRA; this comes from the coding sequence ATGGACAGCCCGAACTTCCGCACCCTCGACCTGAACCTGCTGCGCGTGTTCGACGAGGTGATGACCGAGCGCAGCCTGACCCGGGCCGCGCGCAACCTGTCGCTGACCCAGCCGGCGGTCAGCAATGCGCTGCGCCGGCTGCGCGAGGCGCTCGGCGACGAGCTGGTGCGCCGCGGCGGACAGGGCATGGAGCCGACGCCGCGCGCGCGCGCGCTGTGGCCGGCAGTGCGCGACGCACTGCGCCAACTGCAGGCCTCGCTCGCGCCGAGCGCGTTCGTGCCGGCCGACGCCGACAACAGCTTCGTGCTGGCGATGGCCGACGCGACCGGCGCCGAGTTGATTCCGCATCTGGCCGAGACGCTGGAGAACGAGGCGCCCGGGGTGTCGCTGCGCGTCGTGCCGCTGCTCACGCGGGACCCGCGCCGGCTGCTCGACGACGAATCCGCCGATCTCGCGGTCGGCTATTTCCCCGCGGTGCTGGCCGACCTGACCGCGCGCGCCCAGGTCGGCAAGGCGGTGGCGTTCGCGCACGAGCCGCTGTACGAGGGCCGCTATGTCTGCGTGATGCGGCAGAGCCATCCGCTCGCGGCGCAGTCGCTGACGCTGGCCCGGTTCTGCGGCGCGCGCCATCTGCTGGTGAGCTTCTCCGGCGAGCCGTTCGGCTTCACCGACCAGGCGCTGACCGCGCTGGGCCGCGAGCGCCGGGTGGTGCTGACCGTGAACCAGTTCTATACGGCGGGCCAGGTGGTGTCGCGCTCGAACCTGCTGACCGTGCTGCCGCAGCATTTCGTGCCGCTGATCGGCTTCGGCGGCGAGCTGGTGCAGCGCGAGTTGCCGTTCGAGGTGCCTGCGGTGCGGGTGACGGCGCTGTGGCACCGCCGCGTCGAATACAGCGGCGCGCACCGCTGGCTGCGCCAGGCGGTCGCCGGCGCCGCGCACGAAGCGTTTGCGGCCGCTCCGCGCGCCTGA
- a CDS encoding D-amino acid dehydrogenase, with amino-acid sequence MQVLVLGAGIIGISTAWHLLEGGHEVTVVERRGDAALETSFANAAQISVSHCEPWASRQLLPKLPGWMLRRDSPLLFRPRLDWQQWRWGLAFLRECNDAAYERNLRQLVALGRYSHAALKELVAATGIEYHRLERGIAQYYTDRRAFDEAATAAELMRRHGVDRRMIDTRELLAIEPALARFAPRIVGATYTPSDETGDARVFTQQLAARCAARGARLLYRHHVLRLRCTGNAVDHVAVHAEGTSAGASKRLKLKADAVVVACGSTSAPLLRAAGVDLPIYPGKGYSATFKIVQPERAPSVSLIDDELQCAFTRLGDQLRAAGTIELAGFDLGLGTPTARARCRLLAERVAQVLPGVCDTRSEEEGGAPHWWTGLRPATPSNVPFIGRTRIKGLWVNAGHGTLGWTLGAGSGRALAELVEGRRPAIDFGFLSDR; translated from the coding sequence GTGCAGGTTCTCGTCCTCGGCGCCGGCATCATCGGCATCAGCACCGCCTGGCATTTGCTGGAGGGCGGGCACGAGGTCACCGTGGTCGAGCGGCGCGGCGATGCGGCGCTGGAAACCAGCTTTGCGAACGCGGCGCAGATCTCGGTCAGCCATTGCGAACCCTGGGCCAGCCGGCAGCTGTTGCCCAAGCTCCCCGGCTGGATGCTGCGGCGCGACTCGCCGCTGCTGTTTCGCCCGCGCCTGGACTGGCAGCAGTGGCGCTGGGGCCTCGCGTTCCTGCGCGAATGCAACGATGCGGCGTACGAGCGCAACCTGCGCCAGCTCGTCGCGCTGGGCCGCTACAGCCACGCGGCGCTGAAGGAGCTCGTCGCCGCGACCGGCATCGAATACCACCGGCTCGAGCGCGGCATCGCGCAGTACTACACCGACCGCCGCGCGTTCGACGAGGCGGCGACCGCGGCCGAGCTGATGCGCCGCCACGGCGTCGATCGGCGCATGATCGACACGAGAGAGCTGCTCGCGATCGAACCGGCGCTGGCCCGCTTCGCGCCGCGCATCGTCGGCGCGACCTACACGCCCAGCGACGAGACCGGCGACGCCCGCGTGTTCACGCAGCAGCTTGCCGCGCGCTGCGCGGCACGTGGCGCGCGGCTGCTGTACCGGCATCACGTGCTGCGGCTTCGATGCACCGGCAATGCTGTCGATCATGTCGCTGTCCATGCAGAAGGCACGAGCGCTGGCGCGTCGAAACGTTTGAAGCTGAAGGCCGACGCGGTGGTGGTCGCGTGCGGTTCGACCAGCGCGCCGCTGCTGCGCGCAGCCGGCGTCGATCTGCCGATCTACCCCGGCAAGGGCTACAGCGCGACGTTCAAGATCGTGCAGCCGGAGCGCGCGCCGAGCGTGAGCCTGATCGACGACGAACTGCAATGCGCGTTTACGCGCCTCGGCGACCAATTGCGCGCGGCCGGCACGATCGAACTTGCCGGCTTCGACCTCGGCTTGGGTACCCCGACCGCACGCGCGCGCTGCCGGCTGCTCGCCGAACGCGTGGCGCAGGTGCTGCCCGGCGTCTGCGACACGCGCAGCGAAGAAGAAGGCGGTGCGCCGCATTGGTGGACCGGCCTGCGCCCCGCGACGCCGAGCAACGTGCCGTTCATCGGTCGCACACGCATCAAAGGGCTGTGGGTGAACGCCGGGCACGGCACGCTGGGCTGGACGCTGGGCGCCGGCTCGGGGCGCGCGCTGGCCGAGCTGGTCGAAGGCCGCAGGCCGGCGATCGACTTCGGCTTTCTGAGTGACCGCTGA
- a CDS encoding Fatty acid hydroxylase family (carotene hydroxylase/sterol desaturase) has protein sequence MSPLIQNLLVISLILGFAIMEFVTRRYQTTVHATANDTKLEAAMFVSLIAIAQPVALLVTNALCAWGMPAERGAWAHLPWWAMVGILLVADDLTQYLWHRASHTRLLWPLHRAHHSASYMSIRITYRNNFFYYLLMPGLWSAGVLVYLGLGPVYVVYIVVKLAVIMGAHCAWRWDEPLYRIRALRPLMWIVERTISTPATHWAHHALTNSDGIGHYKGNFGNLLFVWDMLFGTAHITRRYPAAVGLQDDRLFGDERWAHQMFYPLAQSSRAHSALRPGGLPYEEAPATLTPPTRAA, from the coding sequence ATGAGTCCGTTGATTCAGAACCTGCTGGTGATCAGTTTGATCCTCGGCTTCGCCATCATGGAGTTCGTGACCCGCCGTTACCAGACCACGGTGCACGCGACCGCGAACGACACCAAGCTGGAGGCTGCGATGTTCGTCAGCCTGATCGCGATCGCGCAGCCGGTCGCGCTGCTCGTGACCAACGCGCTGTGCGCCTGGGGCATGCCGGCCGAGCGCGGCGCCTGGGCGCATCTGCCCTGGTGGGCGATGGTCGGCATCCTGCTCGTCGCCGACGACCTGACGCAGTACCTTTGGCACCGCGCCTCGCATACCCGGTTGCTGTGGCCGCTGCACCGCGCGCACCACTCCGCCAGCTACATGAGCATCCGCATCACCTATCGCAACAACTTCTTCTACTACCTGCTGATGCCCGGCCTGTGGAGCGCCGGCGTGCTGGTGTACCTGGGCCTGGGCCCGGTGTACGTGGTCTACATCGTCGTCAAGCTGGCCGTGATCATGGGTGCGCACTGCGCCTGGCGCTGGGACGAGCCGCTGTACCGCATCCGCGCGCTGCGGCCGCTGATGTGGATCGTCGAGCGCACGATCTCGACGCCGGCCACGCATTGGGCGCACCATGCGCTGACGAACAGCGACGGCATCGGCCACTACAAGGGCAACTTCGGCAACCTGCTGTTCGTCTGGGACATGCTGTTCGGCACCGCCCACATCACGCGTCGCTATCCGGCCGCGGTCGGCCTGCAGGACGATCGGCTGTTCGGCGATGAGCGCTGGGCACACCAGATGTTCTACCCGCTCGCCCAATCCAGCCGCGCGCACAGCGCGCTGCGCCCCGGCGGTCTACCATACGAGGAAGCGCCGGCGACCCTGACCCCGCCGACGCGCGCCGCCTGA
- a CDS encoding sorbitol-6-phosphate 2-dehydrogenase, with the protein MSDPASQNQAPLAGKTSAVTGGFGALGRAVGQVLVSAGAQVALLDRGNPPTGLPADALALGGVDLGEPDAANGALAKVAERFGGLDGLVNIAGGFAWEKIEGGSIATWDRLYAMNLRTAVLASQAALPLLLARSGGRIVNIGALAAGQAGAGMGAYAASKAGVARFTEALAEELKDRNITVNALLPSTLDTPANRADMPQADFGRWVAPSALAQVIVFLLSDAASVITGALIPVKGRV; encoded by the coding sequence GTGAGCGATCCAGCCTCCCAAAATCAAGCGCCGCTGGCCGGCAAGACCAGCGCGGTAACCGGCGGCTTCGGCGCGCTCGGGCGCGCGGTCGGCCAGGTGCTCGTCAGTGCCGGCGCGCAGGTCGCGCTGCTCGATCGCGGCAATCCGCCGACGGGATTGCCTGCCGACGCACTGGCGCTCGGCGGCGTCGACCTCGGCGAACCCGACGCGGCGAACGGTGCATTGGCCAAGGTCGCCGAACGCTTCGGCGGGCTCGACGGCCTGGTCAACATCGCCGGCGGCTTTGCCTGGGAGAAGATCGAAGGCGGCAGCATCGCCACCTGGGACCGGCTCTATGCGATGAACCTGCGCACCGCGGTGCTGGCGTCGCAGGCCGCGCTGCCGCTGCTGCTTGCGCGCAGCGGCGGGCGCATCGTCAACATTGGTGCGCTGGCCGCTGGACAAGCCGGCGCCGGCATGGGCGCGTATGCGGCGTCGAAAGCCGGGGTCGCGAGATTCACCGAAGCGCTGGCCGAGGAGCTGAAGGATCGCAACATCACCGTGAACGCGTTGCTGCCGAGCACGCTGGACACACCGGCGAACCGCGCCGACATGCCGCAGGCCGATTTCGGCCGCTGGGTCGCGCCGTCCGCGTTGGCGCAGGTGATCGTGTTCCTGCTGAGCGACGCGGCCTCGGTCATCACCGGCGCGTTGATCCCTGTGAAAGGCCGGGTATGA